The nucleotide window aacaacaataaacggGCAcggcataaattttaaataaatatatacgcaGCTTAGCGtggaattttacatttttttttattcaaaaaacacaaaaaaaaaaattctctcatTATTAGACTGTCCAAAATCATTATCCACAttctaaaatattgtaaatttatttttatcatcaGTTTTGTCAGCCGCCTCGAAACTCGCGCATCTAAAactaagtaaacaaataaaagtgtgaATTAGATCCAATAGAGACGACTATAACGATGACTTGTATTTCCATATTTAACTAAGAAGGCGTATGGAGAGCAAAGTCAAGGGTAAGTACATAGTAAATGGTgcgaattgtttttgttgggtATTACGTGTTTACACAAAGCTTTTATTAAAGcactttaaatataaattaaatataaataaggaAACCATAAACATATACCGTATCGTACACCAAGCAAGCTGAAATTTTCTTATTGCTTCTATCAGAAGGCATCGCTGGAATTGATGCTatataatttgttatttcaaaagccttgaaaattgcatttttggcacacattttacaaaacaaaatttcaaatttaaatagttgtaaCTGAACAAAATTACTCGTCTGAAAAACAAGGCGGCTggtgccgatggattgccggccaagaacacggcggcgaagaactgataagcagcatgcatcagcttctttgtaaaatatggtcggacgaaaacatgcccaacgattggaataaAAGTGTGCTCTGGCCAATCCATAAAAAGTTAGaccacacaatctgcgccaaatgCCGTGGGATAAGCTTCTGCAACATCGCATTtgaggttctatcgagcgtattgtgtgaaatattaaagcgcatcgtcaacaaactggttGGACCTTATCGGTGTGGCTTTAGAACTGGAAAATCAGCAACCGACTAAATATTCACCAAGCgcgaaatcttggaaaagacccgagGAAAGAGAAGTGACACGTACCACCTcgttgtcgatttcaaagctgattttgacagcacgacaaggagctgcctttatgtcgcgatttctgaatttggtatccccgcaaaactaatacggctgtgtaaactgacgttgagcaacttCAATAGCTTCGTCAGGATTAGGAagggcgcgctgttgttaacacggctataatcgcgtaggcggtgtctacgccaattaagaagaagaagccgTAAAGTTGTAGTAACGCTTGTAATGCAAGAGTGATGTACATGTACTCAATGACAGTATAAATCATATATGGCTGCTAGTGGTTACTCTAGTGATAACAAGATATCGTTTTTGCTTGTCGTTCCAAACAAGCTTAAATTCTCGAAATAATATAGTTATTACTTAAAAGACTTATTTCGACACCCAATTGCGCACAAAAATCATGAAAGatcatgttttttttaaataacttcaGTTAGTTTTGAAACATGAGATTTCtggatttatttaaacaaattcaatgATTCTTTAATTCaacattaataatataatacagaGTATTTGAGAGTTCTTTTTTTTACGTTAAAATTTCAATGCATATTTGTAAAACCGCTACATTGCTaagcaaataacttttttttcttgGTGCTAAACCAATGATTAAAATCTAAACGCAAGAGTAACTGCGACAATGGAGTTGTAGTCGGATTCGTTTTCAAACCTATtagataattaattaattgatcCATCAGCATACTAAATCGTTCATCTTGTTGATCAATATAATCTTTAATTATCATCCCACACAAGTCTTGTCTCAAAACGTTACTTAAGTTGTCGCACACACTGAATATATCGATTAAGATATTATAAATCGGATTATTTGATTGTGAGACTATAAATTGATTGATATTTAGCTTATTACTCTCTTCGTTAGTCAGTAAAAAGCAGAGTGAAAGTATATTGGCTAGAAATATGGTGTGCGCTTTTTGAATTTCCTCAAAATCCGCTTTATTTTGTATGGTATTCAAAAGTATGCTGAATTGGCTCTCCAACACATCGACTTGTATATAATACTGTAGATTATCTATGAAAAATATCAATTGGTTTAAGAGACTTGTCAGTTTGAATTTTTCACGTGAGCATAATTTGGTGCGTCGCACCTTGTTGCACCACATCATATGTAGCTCGAATTGCATTTTCTTGATTAAAAGTAGAAAACGGAAAAGAATATTATAGTTGTCGATCACTTTCGGCGAGAACAACAAATGCAATGGccaattaattttgtaatttagctGCATGTAATGTAAATAGTTGTGTTCTAATTCTTTTGGATTACTACTGTGCATTAGTGGTTTGGCGATGCTTAGTGAGAAACGTTCCAAGTCTTCAGAAACACCAACTCCATGTGCGGCAGATTCGAAAGCTTTTACAAAATCATGCACCTTATTTTCATTGTACTTGTCTTTACCGATTTCATATGTGAGACGTAAAAATTCCAAGAACAATTCACCGCGGCccagtaaaaaatattcttttattaatttcaattgctgTACCAAATCCGCTTGATTGATTGCTATTTCAGACAAACGTGTTGTTAAATATGCCTTAATTTCATTAACGATGCTCTCGTAGTGTTGCACGTTCAGTTCCTCATCGTTTTGTAGCATTTGTATCTTTCCAAAGTAAATATGCTCCTTCTCATTGCTTAGAGAGCTCTCATCCTCCAAGTCGGTGTGTTCCGTTTTGCTCCAGTTTTGTGTGAGAATCTTGTGTTTATTAGCATCTGCTTTAAATATGAGTATTGTTTGGCCAATGAAAAGTACCTTTTCGGCCCAACCAGTGGGTAAATAATGTGGTAAAAGTTCATAGCATATTTCATAGCGCCAAATGTCAGCGTACGTACTTGC belongs to Bactrocera dorsalis isolate Fly_Bdor chromosome 1, ASM2337382v1, whole genome shotgun sequence and includes:
- the LOC105225668 gene encoding gamma-tubulin complex component 4 homolog translates to MIHEVLLSCLNLQSKYLSLEDFTATDVSTFLHPCEKLVLQDIITIINLLRDIEKFAKVCGSNNSVNRNVVIFDTDEPLQKGLYLKAFANGIDTVLKDYFDNITALEQNYLKNPTNFSLLFIYRNLKTYEPLALYLRKLIRVIRSQKLHGCEIMQFLHQNAEHGDQKIRAAIKTLQLAVNVVFFKQLTHWILYAKIIDTYGEFFIQCSEGNINSAAESDTSKCASTESGKHASTITTLSKVASTYADIWRYEICYELLPHYLPTGWAEKVLFIGQTILIFKADANKHKILTQNWSKTEHTDLEDESSLSNEKEHIYFGKIQMLQNDEELNVQHYESIVNEIKAYLTTRLSEIAINQADLVQQLKLIKEYFLLGRGELFLEFLRLTYEIGKDKYNENKVHDFVKAFESAAHGVGVSEDLERFSLSIAKPLMHSSNPKELEHNYLHYMQLNYKINWPLHLLFSPKVIDNYNILFRFLLLIKKMQFELHMMWCNKVRRTKLCSREKFKLTSLLNQLIFFIDNLQYYIQVDVLESQFSILLNTIQNKADFEEIQKAHTIFLANILSLCFLLTNEESNKLNINQFIVSQSNNPIYNILIDIFSVCDNLSNVLRQDLCGMIIKDYIDQQDERFSMLMDQLINYLIGLKTNPTTTPLSQLLLRLDFNHWFSTKKKKLFA